One Erysipelothrix amsterdamensis DNA window includes the following coding sequences:
- a CDS encoding YjjG family noncanonical pyrimidine nucleotidase gives MTYTTLLFDIDNTLLNFKESETIALKQLFETLKVPYTKEVLDYYYDVNHQLWEAHERGEIDQQTILDERFGVSLASFDLPYSGREMDQMFRTLIEENNIFMPGAMELLAAVKDDYRLGIVTNGITDTQYKRLDHANIRDWFGHIFISQELGYAKPMIEFFEIVAKEMQPFNPAETIVLGDNIKADVYGAMNAGLTGCWYNPEGNANPTDIKPDFEIKNLLDFLDIIK, from the coding sequence ATGACATATACTACATTACTCTTTGATATTGATAATACCCTGTTAAATTTTAAAGAATCTGAGACTATCGCACTTAAGCAGTTATTTGAAACGCTTAAGGTACCGTATACAAAAGAAGTCTTAGATTACTATTACGACGTGAACCATCAGTTATGGGAAGCCCATGAACGTGGCGAGATTGATCAACAAACCATTCTTGACGAGCGTTTTGGTGTCTCCCTTGCATCCTTTGATTTACCGTATAGCGGTCGTGAGATGGATCAAATGTTTCGTACACTGATTGAAGAAAATAATATCTTTATGCCAGGGGCAATGGAATTGCTTGCAGCTGTAAAGGATGATTATCGTTTGGGCATTGTGACCAATGGGATTACCGATACACAGTATAAACGATTGGATCACGCAAACATTCGTGATTGGTTCGGTCATATCTTTATTTCTCAAGAACTTGGGTATGCGAAACCGATGATCGAGTTTTTTGAAATCGTTGCCAAAGAAATGCAACCGTTTAATCCAGCAGAAACAATTGTGTTGGGTGATAATATTAAAGCCGATGTTTATGGTGCCATGAATGCCGGACTTACAGGATGCTGGTATAACCCAGAAGGGAACGCAAACCCTACGGATATTAAACCCGATTTTGAAATTAAAAACCTGCTTGATTTCCTTGATATTATTAAATAA
- a CDS encoding signal peptidase II, with product MKTMLWVLGFLIVDQGSKYYVASTLNQSTLYLWGDSLQIHPQFNQNLSWINHFMKDTFNISMSAHFMLLMRIALFIFTIMYLIYHMGIDNRRLDSHYRISVALITSATLASILDQTLWGGSLNWIQYTTQSLSQFSFDLKDVFLDVGLISLVGAMLINHEGRLSEIIFLRNRVN from the coding sequence ATGAAAACAATGCTTTGGGTATTAGGCTTCCTGATTGTTGATCAAGGAAGTAAGTATTATGTCGCATCAACTTTAAATCAATCGACTCTGTATCTGTGGGGTGATTCACTACAAATTCATCCACAATTCAATCAAAATTTAAGTTGGATTAATCATTTCATGAAAGATACATTTAATATTAGTATGTCAGCACATTTTATGTTACTAATGCGTATTGCACTTTTCATTTTTACCATCATGTATTTAATCTATCATATGGGTATTGATAATCGCCGTTTAGACAGTCACTATCGCATTAGTGTTGCACTCATTACCAGTGCTACTTTGGCCTCGATTCTTGATCAAACCTTATGGGGTGGATCTTTAAACTGGATTCAATACACCACACAATCCCTATCTCAATTTTCTTTTGATTTAAAAGATGTTTTCTTAGATGTGGGATTGATTTCACTTGTCGGCGCTATGTTGATTAATCACGAAGGACGCTTATCTGAAATTATATTCTTACGAAATCGGGTCAATTAG
- a CDS encoding GNAT family N-acetyltransferase, whose translation MIRKTQMDDLSSIWQLMNDLEDTEFPYELFCNAYESVFSNPYMHMFVYEVDKAVVGCLNMRIDVQLHHSGLIAEINDFVMNPSTRSRGYGAELLRHAVAYATEKGALQIELTTNKKRIRAHEFYRSHGFESTHLKFVKNL comes from the coding sequence ATGATACGAAAAACTCAAATGGATGATTTATCCTCAATTTGGCAGTTAATGAATGACTTGGAAGATACAGAATTTCCTTATGAATTGTTTTGTAATGCCTATGAATCCGTGTTTTCCAATCCGTACATGCATATGTTTGTCTATGAGGTCGATAAGGCGGTAGTAGGGTGTCTAAATATGCGAATCGATGTCCAACTCCATCACAGTGGACTCATCGCGGAAATCAATGATTTTGTGATGAATCCATCGACTCGAAGTCGAGGATACGGGGCTGAGTTATTAAGACATGCGGTAGCATATGCAACTGAAAAAGGTGCGCTTCAAATTGAACTGACAACCAACAAAAAACGAATCCGCGCACATGAATTTTATCGATCACATGGATTTGAATCGACACACCTAAAATTTGTGAAGAACCTTTAA
- a CDS encoding MalY/PatB family protein — translation MENFKTIRNRRDDRSYKWMEMDKSAPHHGDDAFPFTVADVDFFHPKALTEGLKNYLEDMVFGYTAPSNAYYDAVIRWYQRRHQWHLKQEWILQAPGVVVAINNVLKAFTQAGDGVMIMTPVYYPFKRSIENLNRKLVETKLVEVDDVMVIDFKDFEAKASDENTKVLLLCSPHNPVGRVWSHHELSRIEAICAKHNVLVFADEIHGDLIMPGYTFIPYASLSDKACSHTITFASASKSFNLAGLQNAHVIIASKSLRDQYQEHVSRDGGSLSTNILGLAATQIAYTECESWFDEFVALIAENHKLVRDFVQKEQLPIRVFPLEGTYLQWLDFRDVGFSEEVLVERLKEHDVFLSSGSKFGDSGDGFMRMNLACPQSILKAGLKRIQSAIQE, via the coding sequence ATGGAAAATTTCAAAACGATACGCAATCGACGTGATGACCGTTCCTATAAGTGGATGGAGATGGACAAAAGTGCTCCACATCACGGTGACGATGCGTTCCCTTTTACCGTAGCAGATGTTGATTTCTTTCATCCTAAAGCATTAACAGAAGGATTGAAAAACTATCTTGAGGATATGGTTTTTGGTTATACTGCACCAAGTAATGCGTATTATGATGCTGTTATTCGTTGGTATCAAAGACGCCACCAATGGCATCTGAAACAAGAATGGATTCTTCAAGCACCCGGTGTTGTTGTAGCGATTAATAATGTGCTCAAGGCTTTTACCCAAGCAGGAGACGGTGTCATGATTATGACGCCAGTCTATTATCCCTTTAAGCGTAGTATTGAAAATTTAAATCGCAAGCTTGTTGAGACAAAACTTGTGGAAGTGGATGATGTCATGGTGATTGATTTCAAGGATTTTGAGGCAAAGGCTTCAGATGAAAATACGAAAGTGCTTTTATTATGCAGTCCGCATAATCCAGTTGGGCGTGTATGGAGTCATCATGAGCTAAGTCGCATTGAAGCAATTTGCGCGAAACATAATGTTTTAGTGTTTGCAGATGAGATTCACGGTGATTTGATCATGCCAGGCTATACCTTTATTCCGTATGCATCATTAAGCGATAAAGCCTGCAGTCATACGATTACGTTTGCTTCCGCAAGTAAGTCGTTTAATCTTGCAGGGCTTCAAAATGCACATGTGATTATTGCCTCAAAATCGTTAAGAGATCAGTATCAAGAACATGTTTCTCGTGACGGTGGTTCGTTAAGCACCAATATTTTAGGCTTGGCAGCAACACAAATTGCTTATACTGAGTGTGAATCTTGGTTTGATGAATTTGTAGCGCTAATTGCTGAGAATCATAAACTAGTTCGCGATTTTGTACAGAAAGAACAGCTTCCCATTCGTGTTTTCCCACTCGAAGGAACTTATCTTCAGTGGCTTGATTTCCGAGATGTTGGTTTTTCTGAAGAAGTATTAGTAGAAAGATTGAAAGAGCACGATGTGTTTTTAAGTAGTGGGTCAAAATTTGGAGATTCTGGCGATGGGTTTATGCGTATGAATCTCGCTTGTCCTCAGTCAATTCTCAAGGCTGGACTGAAGCGAATCCAATCTGCAATTCAAGAGTGA
- a CDS encoding N-acetylneuraminate lyase, which translates to MKKLYSALLVAFDENGDLSEQGLREIVRYNIDHNKVDGLYVGGSTGENFLISTEEKKRIFEIAFEETQGACDLIAQVGSTNLKEAKELARFVTDLGYKTISAVTPFYYKFDFEEVKNYYNRILEDIDTEMIIYSIPYLTGVSLSLDQFAELFENEKIKGVKFTAADFYLLERMRTTFPEKLIYAGFDEMLLPACALGVDGAIGSTFNVNALKARQTMDAVDAGDLKTALQLQKETNDLISAVLDNGLYNTLKLILAEEGVHAGICREPMKAPQDAQRKRAIEIHQMYVKA; encoded by the coding sequence ATGAAAAAACTATATTCAGCATTACTGGTTGCCTTTGATGAAAACGGAGATCTTTCCGAACAAGGATTACGTGAAATTGTCCGTTACAATATCGATCATAATAAGGTCGATGGTCTTTATGTCGGAGGAAGTACGGGGGAAAACTTCTTAATCTCTACGGAAGAGAAAAAACGTATCTTCGAGATTGCCTTTGAAGAAACTCAAGGTGCTTGTGATTTAATTGCGCAAGTAGGTTCCACAAACCTTAAAGAAGCAAAAGAATTGGCTCGATTTGTAACTGATCTCGGATATAAAACAATTTCAGCCGTTACGCCTTTCTATTACAAATTTGATTTCGAGGAAGTTAAAAACTACTACAACCGCATTTTAGAAGATATCGATACTGAAATGATTATTTATTCAATTCCTTATCTAACCGGTGTATCCCTTTCATTGGATCAATTTGCAGAGCTCTTTGAAAACGAGAAAATTAAGGGTGTTAAGTTTACGGCAGCAGATTTCTATCTTCTTGAACGTATGCGCACAACATTCCCAGAAAAATTAATTTATGCAGGTTTTGATGAGATGTTGTTGCCAGCATGTGCATTGGGTGTTGATGGTGCAATTGGTTCAACCTTTAATGTGAATGCATTAAAAGCTCGTCAAACCATGGATGCCGTGGATGCAGGGGATTTAAAAACTGCATTACAACTCCAAAAAGAAACTAACGATTTAATCAGTGCGGTCTTAGATAATGGCCTTTATAACACATTAAAATTAATTTTAGCGGAGGAAGGGGTTCATGCAGGTATTTGTCGCGAACCGATGAAAGCACCTCAAGATGCACAACGTAAACGTGCAATTGAAATTCACCAGATGTATGTAAAGGCATAA
- a CDS encoding DUF3307 domain-containing protein yields MINLFLYFTILHILADFHLQSNKMFENKSSSFLWLIAHISVHAIVFGVFAFMFDGEAWVYVAAMVFVHFILELMKAILIQCEFKGICHRLELVEVISQLIHFGVLYAFSGYFFRHQFFLEITQMHTVFGIDATVCLSIVIAVLVLTRPIQVLLKLKKGSLELINI; encoded by the coding sequence ATGATTAATTTGTTTTTATATTTTACCATTCTACATATACTTGCGGATTTTCATTTACAATCCAATAAAATGTTTGAGAACAAGAGCTCATCATTTTTATGGTTAATTGCACATATTAGTGTCCATGCGATTGTATTTGGAGTGTTTGCGTTTATGTTTGATGGAGAAGCTTGGGTTTATGTTGCGGCTATGGTTTTTGTTCACTTTATATTAGAGTTAATGAAAGCAATACTCATCCAATGTGAATTTAAAGGTATTTGTCATCGTTTAGAACTTGTGGAAGTGATTAGTCAATTGATTCATTTTGGTGTACTTTATGCGTTCTCTGGTTATTTCTTTAGACATCAGTTCTTTTTAGAAATTACACAAATGCATACAGTATTTGGAATCGATGCAACTGTTTGCTTAAGTATTGTGATTGCTGTTTTAGTATTAACACGTCCAATACAAGTGTTATTAAAATTAAAAAAGGGTTCTCTTGAACTCATCAACATCTAG
- a CDS encoding VanZ family protein — MIILISTWLDALRNGPVQLNTGIYLYIALFVVCYFIYFRKQERNDSVINILLFIYFCGVFEVALLPIPMNDKQILANQALKFGLNYNTQPFFIDLFVSQYSSYMDYLIPNIVMLVPFGFLMNYKLKKPSFLKIVLLSMTFSLCIEMTQLMMQLTLYTRRVADINDLLSNTFGGMLGWSLYIVCAPAIEKIFALIPERRSHNI, encoded by the coding sequence GTGATTATATTAATCAGTACATGGTTGGATGCACTTCGCAATGGTCCTGTTCAACTAAATACCGGAATTTATCTCTACATTGCTTTATTTGTTGTATGTTATTTTATATATTTTAGAAAACAAGAGCGTAATGACAGTGTCATCAATATCTTGCTCTTTATATATTTTTGTGGTGTTTTTGAGGTAGCACTGTTACCCATTCCCATGAATGATAAACAAATCCTTGCAAATCAAGCACTCAAATTTGGATTAAACTACAATACACAGCCTTTTTTTATTGATTTATTTGTAAGCCAGTACTCGAGTTATATGGATTATCTTATTCCAAATATTGTCATGTTAGTACCGTTTGGATTTCTTATGAATTATAAGCTTAAAAAACCAAGTTTTTTAAAGATTGTGCTTTTAAGTATGACATTCTCTCTATGTATCGAGATGACACAACTCATGATGCAGCTTACCTTATATACACGCCGTGTAGCAGATATTAATGACTTGTTATCCAATACCTTCGGTGGCATGCTCGGCTGGTCTTTGTACATTGTATGTGCTCCTGCAATTGAAAAAATCTTCGCCCTAATACCCGAACGAAGATCTCATAATATCTAG
- a CDS encoding ROK family protein — protein MKRYRCIDIGGTSIKHACYNELGEALTETETLSVKQTAGNHEIVDTLHQILKQDLDVDGVAISTAGVVDLETGSIQYAGYTIPDYTGTPLKEIIESTYHIPCFVENDVNCACMGEYWQGAARGASSVVCLTIGTGVGGALMFEGNLWHGASGTAGEVGYIPIKNAYFQDLASTTALVEDVMKHHPSDQIFDGRLVIANAKRGDLICQQALTRFVDHLVQGLATIQYLINPEVIVLGGGIMAQQAYLEPMIKAALEETMIPSFNTANIQFAKLKNDAGMVGALYHFLRRKEG, from the coding sequence ATGAAGCGTTACCGTTGCATTGATATCGGAGGCACATCGATAAAACATGCATGTTATAACGAGTTGGGTGAGGCGTTAACTGAAACTGAAACCCTTTCTGTAAAACAAACAGCCGGTAATCATGAAATTGTTGATACCTTGCATCAAATTTTAAAGCAGGATTTAGATGTCGATGGTGTTGCGATTTCAACGGCCGGCGTTGTGGATTTAGAAACCGGATCGATTCAATATGCGGGGTATACCATTCCCGATTACACGGGAACCCCGCTTAAAGAAATTATCGAATCAACCTATCACATTCCATGTTTCGTAGAGAATGATGTGAATTGTGCCTGTATGGGTGAGTATTGGCAAGGTGCTGCACGTGGTGCATCGTCGGTGGTATGCCTTACCATTGGTACAGGGGTTGGTGGTGCATTAATGTTTGAAGGAAATCTTTGGCATGGTGCAAGCGGTACGGCAGGGGAAGTCGGGTACATTCCAATAAAGAACGCATATTTTCAAGATTTAGCGTCCACAACCGCATTGGTCGAAGATGTGATGAAACATCATCCCAGTGATCAAATATTTGATGGACGATTGGTAATTGCCAATGCAAAAAGAGGGGATCTTATTTGCCAACAAGCACTTACACGATTTGTAGATCATTTAGTTCAAGGTCTTGCTACCATTCAATACTTAATCAACCCGGAGGTAATTGTCCTTGGTGGGGGAATTATGGCACAGCAAGCTTATCTTGAACCGATGATCAAAGCTGCACTTGAAGAAACCATGATCCCATCCTTTAATACCGCAAACATCCAGTTTGCAAAACTTAAAAATGATGCGGGCATGGTTGGTGCACTCTATCACTTTTTAAGAAGAAAGGAAGGATAA
- a CDS encoding ABC transporter substrate-binding protein codes for MKRFTKGVITTAALALLLTGCGKKKDSEEVTIKYWNFPNFTNDQEFPDSADYDAALIKAFEEKNPTIKVDYQKIDFTDGPAKVETAIQSKTNPDVIYDAPGRVIDWASKGYLKEFADVDTKQLDASAVKASSLDNKLYLYPQGIAPFLMAVNTNVTDKLGITDLLPLDKEDNPGRNWTVDEFETFLKAVKEKDPEMIPTLLYAKSAAGDQGPRAFVSNLYGSWITDEAISEYTINNEQGVKGLEWVAKASKEGLLGSGQGLESKDGQEYFKSNKTAISILSSPGLRTQHMQGSDMNARFLPYPNDAKAPKYEFLVAGPAVFDNGDDAKAAAAQKFADFMINDEVWGKRTLLATGNFSAQQGQTGLYDDAELKFAESLTPQFGPYYNTIEGYAKMRPYWFPMLQSVMSGEAEPKAAADAFVEKANNTIKEAQ; via the coding sequence ATGAAACGATTTACGAAAGGTGTTATCACAACAGCAGCATTAGCGTTGTTGTTGACAGGATGTGGTAAGAAGAAAGATTCTGAAGAAGTAACCATTAAGTATTGGAACTTCCCAAACTTTACCAATGATCAAGAATTTCCAGATTCAGCAGATTACGATGCAGCGCTTATTAAAGCATTTGAGGAAAAAAACCCAACCATTAAGGTTGATTACCAAAAAATTGACTTTACAGATGGTCCTGCAAAAGTTGAAACTGCAATTCAATCAAAAACAAATCCAGATGTAATCTATGATGCTCCAGGTCGTGTTATTGACTGGGCTTCAAAAGGATACCTCAAAGAATTTGCAGATGTTGATACAAAACAACTTGATGCATCTGCAGTAAAAGCAAGTAGTCTTGATAATAAACTCTATCTTTACCCACAAGGGATTGCACCGTTCTTAATGGCAGTAAATACCAATGTAACAGATAAGTTAGGAATTACAGATTTACTTCCATTAGATAAAGAAGATAATCCAGGACGTAATTGGACTGTTGATGAATTTGAAACATTCTTAAAAGCAGTTAAAGAAAAAGATCCAGAAATGATTCCGACATTACTTTATGCGAAATCAGCTGCAGGGGATCAAGGTCCTCGTGCCTTTGTTTCAAACTTATACGGCTCATGGATTACAGATGAAGCAATCTCAGAATATACCATTAATAACGAACAAGGTGTTAAAGGTCTAGAATGGGTAGCTAAAGCTTCAAAAGAGGGATTACTTGGAAGTGGACAGGGTCTTGAATCAAAAGATGGTCAAGAATACTTCAAATCCAATAAAACCGCAATTTCAATTCTTTCATCTCCAGGACTTCGTACACAACACATGCAAGGTTCAGACATGAATGCACGTTTCTTACCTTATCCAAATGATGCGAAAGCACCTAAATATGAATTCTTAGTTGCAGGTCCAGCCGTATTTGACAACGGTGATGATGCGAAAGCAGCAGCAGCTCAAAAATTCGCAGACTTCATGATCAATGATGAAGTATGGGGTAAACGTACACTTCTTGCAACAGGAAACTTCTCAGCACAACAAGGTCAAACTGGATTATATGATGATGCAGAACTTAAATTCGCAGAATCACTAACACCTCAATTTGGTCCTTACTACAATACCATTGAAGGTTATGCAAAAATGCGTCCTTACTGGTTCCCAATGTTACAATCTGTAATGAGTGGTGAAGCAGAACCGAAAGCCGCAGCGGATGCATTTGTAGAAAAAGCAAATAATACAATAAAAGAAGCACAATAG
- a CDS encoding carbohydrate ABC transporter permease, with amino-acid sequence MKALKQKIKKKHIDTSGYLFLLPALLFFVTFVLYPMVKGIYLSFFRFRGRNQVFYGLNHYANLMHDDIFLKSMRNTAVITLVAVPIVVMLALFIAIHIYNKHAAVRSFFRGVFYIPAISSVVSITVVWLWIYNPDFGILNYILKNVGLISENVQWLGNSKTAIYAIIAVLITTSLGQPIILYVAALGNVPEELLESARIDGAGNWVIFRKIIWPLIKPTTLYIVVTTTINSFQIFSLIQLMTAGGPNYSTSTVMYLVYETAIILQEYGKASAMGVILAVIIAIISTLQFKFLSDDVNY; translated from the coding sequence ATGAAGGCATTAAAACAGAAAATTAAAAAGAAGCATATTGATACAAGTGGATATTTATTCTTACTCCCTGCATTGTTATTCTTCGTGACATTCGTTTTATATCCCATGGTCAAAGGGATCTACTTATCATTTTTCAGATTTAGAGGACGTAACCAAGTCTTCTATGGACTCAATCATTACGCAAACTTAATGCATGATGATATATTCTTAAAATCAATGCGTAATACAGCAGTTATTACCTTGGTTGCTGTTCCAATTGTGGTAATGTTGGCACTCTTTATCGCAATTCATATTTATAATAAACACGCTGCAGTTCGTTCGTTCTTTAGAGGTGTATTCTATATTCCTGCAATCTCATCCGTTGTATCCATTACAGTTGTTTGGTTATGGATTTATAACCCTGATTTTGGAATCTTGAACTATATCCTAAAAAATGTAGGACTCATTAGTGAAAATGTACAATGGCTTGGAAACTCTAAGACCGCAATCTATGCAATTATTGCAGTCCTTATTACCACAAGTCTTGGACAACCCATTATTCTTTATGTCGCAGCTTTAGGAAACGTTCCAGAAGAGTTATTAGAATCAGCACGTATCGATGGTGCTGGGAACTGGGTTATTTTTAGAAAAATAATCTGGCCACTGATCAAACCAACCACACTTTATATTGTGGTCACGACAACGATCAACAGTTTCCAAATCTTCTCATTAATCCAATTAATGACAGCCGGTGGACCAAACTACTCTACTTCGACTGTAATGTATCTGGTTTATGAAACGGCGATTATTCTACAGGAATATGGAAAGGCGTCAGCGATGGGTGTTATTCTTGCGGTAATTATCGCAATTATCTCGACCTTACAATTTAAATTCTTGTCCGATGACGTTAATTATTAG
- a CDS encoding carbohydrate ABC transporter permease, producing MKFKKFGLFNIISMIFLVALTIFFIFPFYWIASGSFKLQDVAIALPPEWFPLNPTFDNYKLLLQPLTARWFFNSVFVSLTTTLLVCTTASLAGYALAKKKFPGVKLIFAIFIAAMALPKQVILIPLLRFITELGLMDTYTALILPAVGWPFGVFLMKQFSHAVPDSLLESADIDGCSEIKKFWHIVLPIVKPGIGALAIFTFISSWNDYFSQLVFTNSEVMKTLPLGLASMAQSAEFSLNYGLLMAGALLASLPMIVVFLCFQSFFTQGVTVGAVKG from the coding sequence ATGAAGTTTAAAAAATTTGGACTCTTTAATATCATTTCAATGATATTCTTAGTAGCACTCACAATATTCTTTATCTTTCCATTTTACTGGATTGCATCCGGTTCATTTAAATTACAAGATGTTGCGATCGCATTACCACCTGAGTGGTTTCCTTTAAATCCAACATTTGATAACTATAAATTATTATTACAACCGCTAACAGCACGCTGGTTCTTTAACTCCGTGTTTGTGTCCTTAACGACAACATTGTTAGTATGTACAACTGCTTCGCTTGCTGGTTATGCTTTAGCGAAGAAAAAATTTCCTGGGGTTAAGCTGATCTTCGCAATCTTTATTGCAGCGATGGCTCTACCAAAACAGGTAATCTTAATCCCGCTTCTACGTTTTATTACTGAACTCGGTTTAATGGATACGTATACGGCCTTAATTCTTCCCGCTGTTGGATGGCCCTTTGGTGTCTTCTTAATGAAACAGTTCTCTCATGCCGTTCCCGATTCATTATTAGAATCTGCGGACATCGATGGCTGTAGTGAAATTAAGAAATTCTGGCACATTGTGCTTCCAATTGTGAAACCAGGAATTGGTGCACTTGCAATCTTTACATTTATCTCAAGTTGGAATGATTATTTCTCACAACTTGTCTTTACAAACTCGGAAGTTATGAAGACACTTCCATTAGGCCTTGCTTCCATGGCACAGTCTGCTGAGTTCTCATTAAACTACGGACTTCTAATGGCAGGGGCATTGCTTGCATCCTTACCGATGATTGTTGTGTTCCTCTGTTTCCAAAGCTTCTTTACACAAGGTGTTACAGTAGGTGCTGTGAAAGGATAA
- a CDS encoding MurR/RpiR family transcriptional regulator, with the protein MDILDEIQKQYVNFSQKEKQIAMYILQKNNEIKNINIGKLAEQTGTSSATITRFCRKIGCESFVDMKIQISAAEQDGIPLESSDIFDSVYSYYNRVIDRTKKNIDKEELERVITALKDAQRIFIYGVGSSGLTAMEMTQRLLRMGFNVSGITDSHMMLINSTITKEKDLVIGISTSGKTIEVLNAVKTAKNNGSKILSMTSFSESELAHISDYQMFVYNSLFIDNKRFVNSQFAIMYLVDIISMKLLEDDQYSYVMSQTVDAIIKKANEKMEE; encoded by the coding sequence ATGGATATCCTCGATGAAATACAAAAACAATATGTCAATTTTTCTCAGAAAGAGAAACAAATTGCCATGTACATTCTGCAAAAGAATAATGAAATTAAAAATATAAATATTGGCAAACTGGCAGAACAAACGGGAACTTCCAGTGCAACGATTACACGCTTTTGTCGCAAAATTGGGTGTGAGAGTTTTGTTGATATGAAAATTCAAATTTCTGCAGCAGAACAAGATGGGATACCACTTGAGTCTTCGGATATCTTTGATAGTGTTTATTCTTACTACAATCGCGTGATTGATCGTACAAAGAAAAACATTGACAAAGAAGAGTTGGAACGTGTAATTACAGCTTTAAAAGATGCTCAGAGAATCTTTATCTATGGCGTTGGGAGTTCAGGGCTCACAGCGATGGAAATGACGCAACGATTATTACGTATGGGGTTCAATGTCTCCGGTATTACCGATTCCCATATGATGTTGATTAATTCAACCATTACCAAAGAAAAAGATCTTGTAATTGGTATCTCCACATCGGGGAAAACAATTGAAGTACTTAATGCTGTAAAGACAGCTAAAAATAATGGATCAAAAATATTATCCATGACCAGTTTTTCAGAAAGTGAATTAGCGCATATTAGTGATTACCAAATGTTTGTATACAACAGTTTATTTATCGACAATAAACGTTTTGTGAATTCACAGTTTGCGATTATGTATCTTGTTGATATTATCTCCATGAAATTATTGGAAGATGATCAATACAGTTATGTTATGAGTCAAACTGTGGATGCGATTATAAAAAAAGCAAATGAAAAAATGGAAGAATAA
- a CDS encoding N-acetylmannosamine-6-phosphate 2-epimerase yields the protein MKKHSIFKQLEKGLVVSCQALPDEPLYREEGGIMVLMAQAAARAGAVGIRAQGVTDIKQIKAAVDLPVIGLIKKPYPNYQQYITVTMTEIDALIETGCDIIALDATLRPRGDGKSIEAFIQEIKTKYPDCILMGDISTLEEGLHCQAIGMDCVGTTLSGYTDYSPQQEGPDYQLMVDLVQQLSIPVIAEGRIHSPEAARKAIECGVHCVTVGGAITRPQEITNRFVKAMNVK from the coding sequence ATGAAAAAGCATAGTATTTTTAAACAACTCGAGAAGGGTCTTGTCGTTTCATGTCAAGCCCTTCCCGATGAACCCCTTTATCGTGAAGAGGGTGGGATCATGGTTTTAATGGCTCAAGCAGCTGCACGAGCAGGAGCTGTAGGGATTCGGGCACAAGGGGTTACGGATATCAAGCAAATAAAAGCTGCAGTTGATCTTCCTGTGATTGGGCTTATTAAGAAACCTTATCCAAATTACCAACAGTATATTACGGTAACGATGACGGAGATTGATGCTCTCATCGAAACAGGTTGTGACATCATTGCACTTGATGCAACCTTAAGACCAAGAGGTGATGGAAAATCCATCGAAGCATTTATTCAAGAAATTAAGACAAAATATCCAGATTGTATTTTAATGGGTGATATTTCAACATTAGAAGAAGGCTTGCATTGTCAAGCAATTGGTATGGACTGTGTGGGCACAACACTCAGTGGATATACCGATTATTCACCTCAACAGGAAGGACCGGACTACCAACTTATGGTAGACTTAGTTCAACAACTTTCGATACCTGTGATTGCGGAAGGAAGGATTCATTCTCCAGAAGCTGCACGCAAGGCTATTGAATGTGGCGTTCACTGTGTTACTGTAGGTGGCGCAATTACCCGACCACAAGAGATTACAAATCGCTTTGTGAAAGCGATGAACGTTAAATAG